In a single window of the Zea mays cultivar B73 chromosome 5, Zm-B73-REFERENCE-NAM-5.0, whole genome shotgun sequence genome:
- the LOC103628220 gene encoding uncharacterized protein, with amino-acid sequence MGESNLEVAPCEILCLNPGYKTPENYKPVLRETKIHVPQSTYRADALLLTTLIRVDKVPHVQQAFTWDYGLACVLMVLRTLGIDCCDDIADLERLCRTTSIWTVDLAYLLNKFSVNFSFCTVTLGANPQYSAGSFYREQLQEDIDRVDELFGKALDAGISIQCRSITAYDIAFLLLSGHCIAIALVDKSKLNLPCMSDHDVQQHNDEPDYMGHYVIICGYDVDDCEFEIRDPARKYVLGIQDTITTLEMGAVEILIVWENLDVRRYELKNSVTGETVVKYLNPAQEVDQSNFTDEATFGDLEVIDNTQLLEWFVENYHQFDCTLEFVTNKSQEGSQFCRGFGGIGGILRYPADVSAY; translated from the exons ATGGGCGAGTCCAACCTCGAGGTTGCTCCAT GTGAAATACTCTGTTTGAATCCGGGATATAAGACACCTGAGAACTACAAACCAGTACTTAGGGAGACAAAAATCCATGTTCCG CAATCAACTTACAGAGCAGATGCTCTCTTATTGACAACTCTCATAAGAGTCGATAAG GTTCCGCATGTGCAGCAGGCCTTCACCTGGGACTACGGCCTCGCTTGCGTGCTCATGGTGCTCAGGACGCTAGGGATTGATTGCTGCGACGACATTGCCGATCTCGAGAGGCTTTGCCGCACCACGAG CATTTGGACGGTTGACTTAGCATATCTGTTAAACAAGTTTTCAGTCAACTTTTCTTTCTGTACCGTGACCCTTGGAGCAAATCCACAATATTCTGCTGGATCCTTTTATAGG gagcaattgcaagaagACATCGATCGAGTGGACGAGCTATTTGGGAAGGCGCTCGATGCTGGAATTAGTATTCAA TGCAGGTCCATCACCGCATACGACATTGCTTTTCTACTGTTATCCGGGCACTGCATTGCTATTGCTTTAGTGGACAAATCGAAGCTAAA TTTGCCTTGCATGAGTGATCATGATGTACAACAGCACAACGATGAGCCTGACTACATGG GACACTATGTCATAATATGTGGGTATGATGTTGATGATTGTGAATTTGAGATAAGAGATCCTGCCA GGAAGTACGTCCTTGGCATCCAGGACACCATCACAACCCTGGAAATGGGCGCGGTAGAGATCCTGATCGTGTGGGAAAACCTTGATGTCAGGCGTTATGAGCTCAAGAACAGTGTCACAGGAGAGACAGTCGTGAAGTACCTGAACCCAGCTCAGGAGGTTGACCAGAGCAACTTCACTGACGAGGCGACATTCGGAGATCTGGAGGTCATTGACAACACGCAGCTGCTGGAGTGGTTCGTGGAGAACTACCACCAGTTCGACTGCACGCTGGAGTTCGTCACCAACAAGTCACAGGAAGGTTCACAGTTCTGTCGGGGATTCGGTGGGATTGGTGGGATCCTTCGCTACCCAGCCGACGTCAGTGCCTACTAG